The following are encoded together in the Terriglobia bacterium genome:
- a CDS encoding Mut7-C ubiquitin/RNAse domain-containing protein codes for MELAYLRFYEELNEYLPEDKRKRSFICRFSGEVTVARLLQVVGIPLREVDLIMCEGESVNGTHVVRNGDRIGFYPVFESFDIKGVTRMREEPLRRPRFVTGPGLGRLAAYLRMLGFDTRCGAHCSPGETAAWAEAERRILLTAGSLPPQSSRAIIVRGSKPRQQASEVIARLDLYRLIMPLGLCPRCNSRLTEADGPPHCATCGRIYRNGIHLRRVCWLISRLSRRESV; via the coding sequence ATGGAACTGGCCTATTTGCGATTCTATGAAGAGCTCAACGAATATCTTCCAGAGGACAAAAGGAAGCGCAGCTTCATTTGCCGCTTCAGCGGGGAAGTGACCGTCGCAAGGCTGCTTCAAGTCGTTGGCATACCCCTTCGCGAGGTCGATCTCATCATGTGCGAGGGGGAGTCGGTGAACGGGACCCATGTAGTGCGCAACGGCGACCGGATCGGCTTCTATCCGGTCTTTGAATCCTTCGATATCAAAGGCGTAACCAGGATGAGGGAGGAGCCTTTGCGCCGTCCGCGCTTTGTCACCGGACCAGGGCTGGGGCGGCTGGCCGCCTACTTGCGCATGCTCGGGTTCGACACCCGTTGCGGCGCGCATTGCAGTCCCGGCGAAACTGCGGCCTGGGCGGAAGCAGAGAGGCGCATTTTGCTCACCGCGGGCAGCCTTCCGCCCCAATCCTCACGCGCCATCATAGTGCGCGGCTCCAAGCCGCGGCAGCAGGCGTCGGAAGTGATTGCGCGGCTCGATCTCTATCGGCTGATCATGCCCCTGGGCCTTTGTCCCCGCTGCAACAGCAGGCTCACCGAAGCAGACGGCCCCCCGCACTGCGCAACGTGCGGCAGGATCTATCGCAACGGTATTCATCTGCGCCGCGTGTGCTGGTTGATCAGCCGTCTGTCTCGAAGGGAGAGTGTGTAG
- a CDS encoding thiamine pyrophosphate-binding protein, with amino-acid sequence MLTKEELLKPLARLRADAVVVTCMGITRPWGKYSQSALDFASADSAMGHTADLALGIALACPQRKVICLNGDGSMLMTLGTLATAVQAAARNYILFVIQNGTYEITGNQPVPGAGLVDFAALGQGAGFRRIYSFDDADTYAANLPEVLTVEGPVLAVAKVKPGAEGPISRSDKESSHYLKVSLAEWGRRLRQALAMR; translated from the coding sequence ATGCTGACAAAAGAGGAGTTGCTCAAACCGCTGGCCAGGCTGCGCGCGGATGCAGTCGTGGTCACCTGCATGGGAATCACGCGCCCGTGGGGCAAGTATTCGCAGAGCGCGCTGGATTTTGCCTCGGCAGACAGCGCCATGGGACACACTGCGGATCTGGCTCTCGGCATTGCCCTGGCGTGCCCCCAACGGAAGGTCATCTGCCTGAACGGCGATGGCAGCATGCTCATGACTCTCGGCACTCTGGCAACAGCCGTTCAAGCTGCGGCAAGAAATTACATCCTGTTTGTAATCCAGAACGGCACTTACGAGATTACGGGAAATCAGCCCGTGCCGGGTGCCGGGCTGGTCGATTTCGCGGCGCTGGGGCAGGGCGCCGGATTCAGGCGCATCTACTCATTTGATGATGCTGATACCTACGCCGCAAATCTGCCCGAGGTACTGACTGTGGAAGGGCCTGTGCTGGCAGTAGCCAAAGTAAAGCCCGGTGCCGAAGGGCCGATCAGCCGCAGTGACAAGGAATCATCCCACTATCTCAAGGTATCTCTCGCCGAATGGGGCCGCCGCCTGCGCCAGGCCCTCGCGATGCGGTGA
- a CDS encoding DUF302 domain-containing protein produces MLIIIESKKSLRDVCAAMEPTVQKHKFGVLGVHNLRETMARKGVDLTRDCFIYEICNPTQAKKVLDSKMEVSTALPCRVSVYQEGGTVKIATIKPTEMLAAYNAPDLAPVAQEVELAITAIMKEVAGP; encoded by the coding sequence ATGCTGATTATCATAGAATCAAAGAAGTCCCTGAGGGATGTGTGCGCAGCCATGGAACCGACAGTGCAGAAGCATAAGTTCGGGGTGCTCGGGGTGCACAACCTGAGGGAGACCATGGCCCGGAAGGGAGTCGATTTGACAAGGGACTGCTTCATCTACGAGATCTGCAATCCCACGCAAGCCAAGAAAGTGCTGGATTCGAAGATGGAGGTGTCCACCGCACTGCCGTGCCGCGTGTCTGTTTACCAGGAAGGGGGGACGGTCAAGATCGCAACGATCAAGCCGACAGAAATGCTGGCTGCCTATAATGCCCCCGACCTGGCCCCTGTGGCTCAGGAAGTGGAGCTGGCAATCACCGCCATCATGAAGGAAGTCGCCGGACCATAG